The window CGAGGACGGATAGATGCACCCACTCGTCGTGACTGCGCGTCGACCCTGGGAGGTAATTGAGCCACTCGAAGCTGTCGGGGCCTCGTTTTCGACGGTTCGAGTTGATCCGTCTGCTAGTGTCGGTCATCGGTTCGTCGATACATACCGGCGGGTCCATCAGGCGATTGCAACGGCATCTGCCGATATCGTCGTGATCGACGTGTACGATGTTCCCGGTCTGGCCGCCTGGGCCGCCGCGAAGCGTGCCGGAACGTCGATTCTCGTCAGGCTTGTCGGCGACAAAATCGGCGATGTCGTTGACGATCAGGTTGCGAGTAACCGAACTGTCGGGTCAATTGCGGGGCAAATGAGTCACCGAGTAACAAACGTGATGAACAGACGAATCATCTCGGCTGCGACGGGCGCAATCATGGTTTCCAGCGAACTCAAGACCCGCTACTGCGAGCGTGGCCTCTTCGGCGCCCATGAGGTCGCTGTTGTTCCCGTTCCGTTCCGGCCGGACGCGTTCACGGCGACGCCAGCAAACGCATCGGACGGCGAACTAATCCTCTCGGTCACGAATCTTGCGTTCAAGCGCAAGTTCGACGGTATTTGTGATGCACTCGAGGGCATCCAAACCGTTCTCGAGCGCCGCCAGTCGGCCCGATACGTCATCGCAGGCGGCGGGCGGTTTGAAGCGCCGCTCCGACAGTACGTCGAGCGACACTGTGATCCTGCGCTCCGCGAGCGCATTACCGTCGCCGGATTTGTTGATGATATTGCCAGTCTCTACGCCAACGCAGACGTGCTCGTTTACATCTCGTATCTCGATGGCTACCCGAACGTCGTCCTCGAGGCACAGGGCTGTGGACTCCCAGTCGTCGCGAACGACGCTCTTGGCATGCGCGATCAGATTACTGACGGCGAAACCGGGCGGTTGATCGATCCTACAGCTGATGGCCAGCTCACACACGCAGTGATCGAACTGCTCGAGGATGAACACACACGAGAGCAACTCGGTACAAACGCCAGAGAACGCGTCGAACGGGAGAATGCTCGATCAGTTATTGGAGCACAACTTCAAGACGCATTCACGAAACTTTCCTCGGAGTGACAGCGTGCTGGGACCAGAGATATGCCCGAGGAACGACGCGCTCGAATGCCGGTGTTCGAAAAATGAACAACGTCTTAGGGACTTATTATAATATCCATATATGGATCAACTATCTGTACTTGTTCGAACATACAAGGGAGATGATCCGGATGCACTTGCTGCCTCGATTCAGAGTTTGCTCGAGCAGACGCGCCTCCCAGACGAAATCGTCGTCGTCGAAGATGGGCCGTTGACAGCGACACTCGAAGAGACCCTGACAACGCTCGAACGCGACACAGCGGTCCCGATCAAACGCGTCCGGCACGCGGACAACCAGGGCAATGGTGCGGCCTGTCGCACTGGCATCAAAGCCGCCAGTTACGAGCTCGTTGCGATTCAAGATGCCGATGATCTGGCGGTTCCACGGCGACTCGAGTGGTCACTCGAGTTGCTACGTGCGACGGGCGCAGATCTGGTTGGCGGCTGTATCGAGGAGTTTGAGACCGACCCCGACCGACCACACAGCCGGCGGAGTGTCCCCTGTGATCCAGCAGCAATCGTCCAGACGGCAAAACTTCGAAATCCGATTAACCACACGACGGTGTTGGCCCGTCGCCAGCCGATTCTTGAAGTCGGCAACTACCGACAGCTACGGCTTGGCGAAGACTACGAACTGTGGGCACGATTGCTGGCTGCGGGGTACACAGCCGTCAACAGCCCACGCGTGCTGGCGAAAGTCAGAGCAGGGCCACAGATGTATCGGCGGCGTGGCGGCCTCGAGCACGTCTACGGTGAGTTCGACCTGCAGCGGCGGTTGGCGTCAACAGGATTCGTCTCACGGCCACGGGCAGCAGCCAACTTCGTCGTTCGGTCGGCACCGAAACTAGCACCGAACGCCGTCCGAGGAAAGATCATCACGACGCTGTTGCGCGACCCACAGCCGAACTAATTAACGCGTAGGAAAACTAGTATCTGACTGGCGTGGTTTCTGCCATTCGTCTCGAGTGTTTGTTGAGCGAGTGTAAGACGATCGAGGTGAAACACGCGAAGATTCCGGCCAGCGTGAAAAAGATCGAGACGAGTGCGAGTCCCAGCGGGAACGTGCCGCTGTCGATGTAGTTTGCGATTGTCAGATACGCAAAGCCAATGCCGCAGGCAGCACTCAACAGGCCGGGAATCCCGAGACTCGAGATCGGACGTTCTTCTTCGACTGTTCGGAGGATGTTCGTGACGAGGTGGATGCCGTGTGAAATCGGGTTCTGGCTGCTGGCGTTGTCGACGTCATACGAGACAGTTGTTCCGACTTCGTCTATGGTAAACGATTGGTGGTGTGCGTGATGGAGGATGTCCGTACTTGCCCCCATCTCGTCACCAATGGTGTTGTCGGTAGCGAGCGACTCGATTGCAGTGCGGTCGTACGCTCGAAAGCCGCTCTGGGTATCGCCGACCCACCCACTTGGGCGGACAATTCCCAGCCCAAGGTTCGTGAGTGTGTTAACGACGAACAGGCCCGCGCGCCGGTACAGCGGAAACGTCGTCTCCGATTCCGGCTCGAACCGACTGCCGATGACCAGTTCGGCTTCGCACTCGCACTGCGTCTCAACGAGTGTCTGAATATCAGCGGGATCGTGTTGGCCATCGCCGTCTAAGATGACGAGATGGTCCGCATGCGCGCGTTCTGCTTCGCGAAAGATCGTCTTCAGCGAGCCGCCGTAGCCGCTGTTTTGCTCGTGCTCGAGGACGGTTGCACCGGCCTCGCGAGCGATGTCGGCGGTCTCGTCGGTACTGCCGTCGTCGACGACGAGAACCTCGTCTGCGTGCTCGAGTGCGCCGGTGACAACGTCGTCAATCGATGTGGCTTCATTGTACGCCGGTATTGCAGCTAGGATCTGAGGTGTTGCCTCGACGGCTGGCGTCGTGGCCGCCTCAACCATGTATCGATCGGTGTCTATGGCGTGGCGATAGCTCTGATTGTAATCGATCGGGCACCCGGGATCGCGGTGGGCGATTAGACCGGGGAAGCCGGCGGCACGCGCTTCGGTCGTCAGTTGATCCCAGGGGTCAACACGCTGTGGTTGACTCTCAGTTGGTTCTACCGTTCGAACGTCGAGTTCGGTGGCAAGTTGGTAACCAGATACTGCGTCGTCGACAGCAGTCACGATTACGTCGAACCCGTGTCGTTTGGCCTGTAACACGGCTGTCGGGATTGATTCGCTGTTTGCTGGCGTCGCAACAACGCCCACGGCAGGGACGTCTGTCGACACCGTTCGCTGCTTGCGTGCTTGCTCGTCGTGTATTGTTTTCGACATCCTCTCGTTCCAGCACCCAGTATCTATATAATATTATTTAGACGTCTAATAAAATTATCTACTTTGGGCAACGGTTACTGGGAGAATGAATCGCCACTGGTGAAAAGAAACGACTCGCTCAGCGAACCAAAGCAGGGACCCTAATTCACAATTATACAGCACCTCAATAGAGCATATAATTTGAAAAATCAATGTGGAAAAGCGTAAGACAAATCCAGCCAAACCTGTGAGTATCTGCAGTTGAGTGAAGACGGATGACACGACGACCCGAGATGCCCACTGGAGACATGTTCGCCTCGAGAGTGACAAAGCTCTGTCTCGTCGCAACCGCTCTCTGGCTCAGTTATGTTGCGTTGCTCCCCCCGGCACCAAGCTACGAAATCTCGCTGCTCGAGGTCGTCCACCCGGCCGCTCGTGCCGTCTTCATCGTAGTGCTTCTCACCAGCGCACTCGTGGTCGTTCAGGCAGCAATAACAGAGGTCCGATCGAGATTCTGGCTTGCTAGTGCTGGCTGCAGTATCGCTGCTTACGTCGGCTACTTCGCGTTACCGCTTGCCCGCGAATATGTCGTCTACGGGCGGTTCAGCTACGACGTGCTCGTCCACCTCGGACTCATCGATGACATTCTCGAGACAGGGGCGTTGTCGGATCTACTGTACCCAGCGACGCATCTCCTGAGCGTTGCAGCTACGTTTTTGGCAGGGATGCAGCCGGAATCGACCGTTGCGCTACTTGGATTCTGGTTCAAAGTGATACTGATCGGCGGACTTGTCCTGCTCGTGCGCTCACAGTCCGGTGAACAGTCGCTTGCGCTGTTAACGTTCGTCGCCGCGTTGCCGATTTTCTTTACGAGCAACCGCTTTTCGCTTGCCCCCTGGCTGTTCGGGCTGACGTTGCTTCCATTTGTCGTGTACGTCGTCCACCGATTTGCGAGCGACAATGTCCAACGCACAGCGTACCCCTTCAGCGTGCTCGCCGTTGGCCTAATCCTGTACCATCCGATTTCAGCGTTCTATGCGTTTACCGCAGCAGCCGTGCTCCTGGTGATCATCGGACTCACAGATCGGTCGACCACTCGAACCACTCGAGCCACACTGCCCGATCTTCGGGGCGTTGGCCTCGTCTGTAGCGGATTCGCTGGGCTGCTAGGTTGGCACGTTCATCACGAAACCGTCGATGGGAACGTTCGCTCGTCGATACTATCGCTGTTAACAATGGAAGCTGGTGGCGGTACCGAGACTGCAACCAGAGCCACAGAGGTGAACTACACGCTCGAGCAACTCCTGTTTACGTTCGTTATTCCGAACTGGGGTGTGCTCATGTTGTATTTCGGGCTCGCCGGCCTCGCGACGCTTGCCATCGGCTATCGACTGCTGCGTCGCCAAGCCACACTGTTCGAGAATCACGTCGCCGTCCAGACTATCTTCGGTGGCATCCTCGCGATTGCGTTTCTGGGCATCCAGTTGTACGGCAGCAGCATTATCCGGGCCGCACAATACCTGATTCTGTTTGCCATTCCGGCCGTCGCGATCGGCTGTTGGTACCTCTCCGAGATGCGCCATCGGCGGGTGATTGCAAGCATCGTGCTCGTGATAGTTCTCGCCTCAATAGGCGGAGCAATCGTCTATTCGACATCAACTGCTTACTCCGAGAATACGCACCTGACGGCTGCGAGCTCGACGGGGTACAGCTGGCACCTCGAGACGAAAGATCGGTCGGAACCGACGTACACTGACATGAGCCGAGATGTCTTTGCCTACTACGAGTACGGCTACGACGAGGCTGACGAGTTGATCCGCTCTGACGAGTACGTCACTGCAACTCCACACCTCTCGCCGCATCTGGGCTATCACGAAACGCCAACAGTTCGGTCGTGGCTACCAACGGATGGCTACGTCGTCATCCGAACGGAAGATCTGGTCTGGCACGAAGCCGAACCCGAGTGGCGCCACGATGACCTCGTGCGAATTACTGGGGAAGACTACGACACATTGGCTCAGGACCGTACTGCGAATCGAATCTACTCGAACGGTGAGGTTCGAATCTGGCAGACAAGACACTGATGATCCGAAAACTATACCGTCTCTACGCCGACCCGACCGGCGCACGATACTACCTCCGACGCAAAGGCGCTGAAATCGCACTGTTGGTTCGCCGATGGCGAGTGTTTACCGCACTGTTGCTCGCAACCAAAGTCGTGACCGGGTACGACTACTTCGAGCGCTATGTCGACCGAAAGCTACGTACCCGAGACGATTCCGCTGTCGTTGAACTCGAGGATGGGACCCTCACGCTTGACCTATCTGACCGCGGCATCTCACGGGACCTCTACCTGTTTCGAACCCGCGAAGCGCACACGACGGCGATCTACCGTCGTGAACTCGAGCGCGTTGAACACGCTCACGACGGATCGATGTGTATCCTCGATATTGGCGCGAACATTGGCTACTTCGCACTCACCGAGTTAGCCACGACCAGTGCGGACACATCAGTGTTGGCGTTCGAACCCGACGAGGAGACGATCCAGTTACTCGAAGAGAACATTGCAGACAACGGGTATCAGGACCGGGTGACGCTCGAGTGCGCAGCGGTTGGTCCCGAACACACAACTGCGACGCTCGAGCAGGCAACCCACTCGAATCTCAATCAGATTCAGACCGATACGATCGACCGACACCATGCGACGGTCGAATCGACGACGACAGTCTCGATGTGGTCACTCGATAGCTACCTCGAGGCGAACGACCTCGATCCCGAATCGATTGGCGTCATCCGGATGGACGTCGAAGGCTATGAAGTCGAGATTTTCGAGGGGATGGAGACAGTGTTAGCAGCCGAGACACCCCTGTTGGTCTTTCTGGAGATGCACCCCCATCTACTCGCAGACGAGCAAACAACCGATCTGCTCGAGCAGTTCGCGGCTGCTGGGTTCGAAATCGTCTCCGTCTCAATCGAAGGGAGTATTTCGATTCTGGGATACGACGAGCGCCAGGACGTGACGTACGACGATCTCAACGAGATTGAACACGGTTATCGATTGTTTTTGCGCCGGTAGGTGACTCACCGCGATTCCACGAGGATGCGTGTCTCATCGAGCAGGTCCCAGAGTCGCTCGATGCGTTCGAGTCGTTCCTCGAGTTTCCCAGTATAACAGGTAATTGAACGAGTAGCCCAATCGAGCGCGATGCGATGGATGTAGCCGAGTGGGAGCAATCGATAGATCGTCTCGAGAGAGAGCCCAACGGCATCACCGTATTCCTGCATAACGTCCGCAGTGATCCGGGCGTACTCGGTGTCGCGACAGAACAGTGTCTCAACAGCGGCTTCGACACTGCCGAAACAGGCTGTTCCGACGTGTATTGGGAACAGTCCAGCATCGACGAGTGGAGAGCCCTCTGGAGTGCCGTATTCCCAGTCAGTTACGGTTATACCCTCTGTTCCATCGAGTCCGTTCTGGACGTAGATGTTCTCAGGATGGAGATCACCGTGAACCGGTGTCGAAAACGTCTGAATTGGGTGTGAAATAGCCCACGCAGGTGGCGACAGATCGAGTGATGGAATCGTCAGCGCACGCTCGAGTTCTGCCGGACGAACGAGTCGGTGTTCGTCGCCAAAGGCGACCTGAAAGTCGCGTACCCACTCGACCCCTGTCGAGAGAACTCGTCGAAACGCCTCGGGGGTACACTCAAGTGTTGCAGAGAGCGCTGTGCCATCGAGTGGGCGTTCTGTTCGAACCGGCCCGACTCGTGTTTCGGTAAGGTGGCCCTCAGGAAGCGTCTCAGCAATCGGCGATCCCGTTTCCGTTTCACGCAATGACTCGAGAAGTCGTGTTTCGCGGCGGATAATCGGCGTGTGAGCCGACTTGTTCGGAATTTTCGAGACACCACAGATCGTGTCATCGTCGTACTCGAGGACGACTGACCGGGTTCGACCGGAGACGAGTAATGGCGATGAAAACGACAGCGCCGAACTCGGTGACGGAGTCGGCCCGCGGCTGGCAACGAGACAGTAGCTCGGATACAACGGCTCGAGCAGTCCAGTTTGGGCTAAATGCGCCCCAGCATGAGTTCCAAGCGTGGCTCTGAGGTTATCGCCAGACTCAGCGCCGAGCATCGACACGAGTGACCGGGCGGTGTCCGTCGCCGTCGCGTCCAAGACGAATCGAACGTTCTGTGCGGTCGGGAATAGCGCTAGGACGTTGACGGCGTCGAATCCACACGATTGGAGCACGGACCGGTAACCGGCGGCCGTTGCACGGCCGACCGATGGCCGCTGACTGTCTCTCTGTGTTTGCTCAAGGCCGAGGCGTTCAGGAAGGCCGAGGTGCCGTGTGATGCCATCAGCCAGTACGACGAGTGACCCGTTTGTCGTCAGGAACTGCTCGAGAGAGTGAAGGTGGGCGGTGACGGTTCGATAGGAACAGCCGGTCAGATCGGCAACGATCGTGTCGAACTGCGACCTCGCAACAGGAAGCGTCTCAACCGATGCGTGGATGGGGGTAATGGACGCCTCGTCGTCGATATCCTCGCGTGCCGCAAGGACGCGAAGTTTCGATCGATCAGGGTCGACAGCGTAGACGTCATCGACGAGGTCAGCGAGGACCGCCGACCGGCGACCGTATCCCGCGTTCACCTCGAGACAGCGCCCACGAAGGTGCGCCGATACGAGCAAGCGCCAATCGTCCCGACGAACGTCGAACAACTCTGAGCGCAGCGATGCCAGGTGTTCCTCGTCCGTACTGACGGCCTGAACGGCGTCACGAATCGATTGCTGTTCCGTTATCGCAGCAAGTTGCCGTCGCTGAGACGGTGTTGGCCGCACATCGTCAGTACTCGAGTGAGACGGTTCGTCTGACTGGTCTGTCAACGGAGCAGTGGCAAGTGGTTCTACCTGTATCAATTCACAGTCACATGTCGAACTGGACGCTGAACCGATCACCGTTTTTTCGCAGTGTCGACACTGATGAGATCCTAATGGTATCATGGTATCAAGCGAGGAGGTGGGACCGAACCGCCTGCAGGTCGAGTAATCCGGTAAGGACGGCCGAGAGTGCCCAGACGAAGACACCGACAGCGATGACTGAAATAAGCGTCAGCCAGCCCTGAA is drawn from Natronolimnobius sp. AArcel1 and contains these coding sequences:
- a CDS encoding glycosyltransferase; protein product: MHPLVVTARRPWEVIEPLEAVGASFSTVRVDPSASVGHRFVDTYRRVHQAIATASADIVVIDVYDVPGLAAWAAAKRAGTSILVRLVGDKIGDVVDDQVASNRTVGSIAGQMSHRVTNVMNRRIISAATGAIMVSSELKTRYCERGLFGAHEVAVVPVPFRPDAFTATPANASDGELILSVTNLAFKRKFDGICDALEGIQTVLERRQSARYVIAGGGRFEAPLRQYVERHCDPALRERITVAGFVDDIASLYANADVLVYISYLDGYPNVVLEAQGCGLPVVANDALGMRDQITDGETGRLIDPTADGQLTHAVIELLEDEHTREQLGTNARERVERENARSVIGAQLQDAFTKLSSE
- a CDS encoding glycosyltransferase; this encodes MDQLSVLVRTYKGDDPDALAASIQSLLEQTRLPDEIVVVEDGPLTATLEETLTTLERDTAVPIKRVRHADNQGNGAACRTGIKAASYELVAIQDADDLAVPRRLEWSLELLRATGADLVGGCIEEFETDPDRPHSRRSVPCDPAAIVQTAKLRNPINHTTVLARRQPILEVGNYRQLRLGEDYELWARLLAAGYTAVNSPRVLAKVRAGPQMYRRRGGLEHVYGEFDLQRRLASTGFVSRPRAAANFVVRSAPKLAPNAVRGKIITTLLRDPQPN
- a CDS encoding glycosyltransferase family 2 protein; translated protein: MSKTIHDEQARKQRTVSTDVPAVGVVATPANSESIPTAVLQAKRHGFDVIVTAVDDAVSGYQLATELDVRTVEPTESQPQRVDPWDQLTTEARAAGFPGLIAHRDPGCPIDYNQSYRHAIDTDRYMVEAATTPAVEATPQILAAIPAYNEATSIDDVVTGALEHADEVLVVDDGSTDETADIAREAGATVLEHEQNSGYGGSLKTIFREAERAHADHLVILDGDGQHDPADIQTLVETQCECEAELVIGSRFEPESETTFPLYRRAGLFVVNTLTNLGLGIVRPSGWVGDTQSGFRAYDRTAIESLATDNTIGDEMGASTDILHHAHHQSFTIDEVGTTVSYDVDNASSQNPISHGIHLVTNILRTVEEERPISSLGIPGLLSAACGIGFAYLTIANYIDSGTFPLGLALVSIFFTLAGIFACFTSIVLHSLNKHSRRMAETTPVRY
- a CDS encoding FkbM family methyltransferase — translated: MIRKLYRLYADPTGARYYLRRKGAEIALLVRRWRVFTALLLATKVVTGYDYFERYVDRKLRTRDDSAVVELEDGTLTLDLSDRGISRDLYLFRTREAHTTAIYRRELERVEHAHDGSMCILDIGANIGYFALTELATTSADTSVLAFEPDEETIQLLEENIADNGYQDRVTLECAAVGPEHTTATLEQATHSNLNQIQTDTIDRHHATVESTTTVSMWSLDSYLEANDLDPESIGVIRMDVEGYEVEIFEGMETVLAAETPLLVFLEMHPHLLADEQTTDLLEQFAAAGFEIVSVSIEGSISILGYDERQDVTYDDLNEIEHGYRLFLRR
- a CDS encoding methyltransferase domain-containing protein — its product is MTDQSDEPSHSSTDDVRPTPSQRRQLAAITEQQSIRDAVQAVSTDEEHLASLRSELFDVRRDDWRLLVSAHLRGRCLEVNAGYGRRSAVLADLVDDVYAVDPDRSKLRVLAAREDIDDEASITPIHASVETLPVARSQFDTIVADLTGCSYRTVTAHLHSLEQFLTTNGSLVVLADGITRHLGLPERLGLEQTQRDSQRPSVGRATAAGYRSVLQSCGFDAVNVLALFPTAQNVRFVLDATATDTARSLVSMLGAESGDNLRATLGTHAGAHLAQTGLLEPLYPSYCLVASRGPTPSPSSALSFSSPLLVSGRTRSVVLEYDDDTICGVSKIPNKSAHTPIIRRETRLLESLRETETGSPIAETLPEGHLTETRVGPVRTERPLDGTALSATLECTPEAFRRVLSTGVEWVRDFQVAFGDEHRLVRPAELERALTIPSLDLSPPAWAISHPIQTFSTPVHGDLHPENIYVQNGLDGTEGITVTDWEYGTPEGSPLVDAGLFPIHVGTACFGSVEAAVETLFCRDTEYARITADVMQEYGDAVGLSLETIYRLLPLGYIHRIALDWATRSITCYTGKLEERLERIERLWDLLDETRILVESR